GGCAGGTTTTACATTTGCCATGCAGAAGACAAGGCTTATAGCATTATCAGGGCTTATAATGGGTATTTCCGCAACCTTTTCTATGGCATCAAGTGAATTTTTAGCAGCAAAGAGCGAGGGAAGAGGAGACGCCCTAAAATCTTGCACATATACAGGGGTTGCATATCTTGTAACAGTTGCACTTTTAATACTTCCATATTTGCTCTTGGATAACAACGCATACCTTACAGCCTTATTTGTTATGTTAGGCATAGTTATACTTATTATTGCAGGTTTTACATACTATATATCAATAGCAAAAGGAGAAAAATTCAAACCTCGTTTTTTAGAGATGACCTTAATCAGCGTAGGCGTTGCAGTTATATCTTTTGTGGTTGGTATATTAGCAAAGAAATTTTTAGGTGTTGACCTATAAAAACTAAGGAGATAAAATGATAGGCGTTATATTTGATATGGACGGAACACTATTTGACACACAAAAAATATGCATCTTAGCTTGGGAATATGCAGGTAATCTTCAGGGGATAAAAGGTGTCGGAGAAAGTATTGTCAATGTTTGCGGAATGAATGAAACAGGGTGGACCAATTATCTTAAAGAAACTTATAAAAACCTTGAAACAGACTCTTTTAAAATTGCAGCAAGAGATTATATAATTAAAAATGGAAAAGTGGAATTTAAAAAAGGTGCAAAAGAACTTATAGCATTTTTAAAAGAGAATAATATTAAAATTGCGATTGCAAGTGGTTCTTCTAAAACAACTGTTTTAAAAAATCTTTCTAAAGTAGGGCTTAATGATGTGTTTGACAGTGTGGTTGGAGGGGATGAAGTTGAAAGGGGAAAGCCTCATCCTGATATATTTTTACTTGCTGCCGAAAAAATCGGTGTAAACCCAGAAGATTGTTTCGTGTTTGAAGATTCAAAACACGGGATAATATCAGGTTCTTGTGCAGGGATGAAATGTATAGGTATTCCTGATATAGTAGAATTTGACGAAGAAACTAAAAAACTTATGTATGCTAAATTATCATCTTTAGACGAAGGTATAGAAATTATAAGAAATTATCTTGATAAAAATTAATATAACAATAAAAAAAGTTGCAGGAATTCTTGCAACTTTTTTATAAAAATGTTATAATAAATAAGTAATGATAGGAGAGAAGTTATGTTTACTTATTTTGATAACAGCGCCACTACAAAAACATTAGAAAAAGTAAATAATGAAATGTTAAAAATGCTAAGCGAAGACTTTGGCAATCCGTCTTCTCTTCATTCTATGGGTTTAAAAGCCGAAAAGAAAATAGAGTATTCAAGAGATATAATAGCCAAAGCGTTAGGGTGCAGTAAGAGTGAAATATATTTTACATCAGGTGGAACTGAATCGAATAACCTTTGTGTTACAGGCTATCTTTTAAGAAATAAACATTCGGGTAAAAAAATTATTACAACAACTATTGAGCATCCCTCAGTTCTAAATCAGTTTGAAGCCTTGAAAGAAAAAGGATATGATGTAAAGTTTATTCCTTTTAGTAAAGATAAAGGTTTTGACTATGATGCTTTAGAAAAAGAAGTAGACTCAAATACTTCTTTGGTAAGCGTTATGCATGTCAATAATGAAACAGGATATATATTTGATATAAAAAGAATAAAAGATATAATAAATAAAAAAAATAAAAATACACTTCTTCATTGCGACTGTGTTCAATCTTTTTTAAAAA
This genomic stretch from Clostridia bacterium harbors:
- a CDS encoding HAD family phosphatase, with product MIGVIFDMDGTLFDTQKICILAWEYAGNLQGIKGVGESIVNVCGMNETGWTNYLKETYKNLETDSFKIAARDYIIKNGKVEFKKGAKELIAFLKENNIKIAIASGSSKTTVLKNLSKVGLNDVFDSVVGGDEVERGKPHPDIFLLAAEKIGVNPEDCFVFEDSKHGIISGSCAGMKCIGIPDIVEFDEETKKLMYAKLSSLDEGIEIIRNYLDKN